Below is a window of Dromaius novaehollandiae isolate bDroNov1 chromosome 23, bDroNov1.hap1, whole genome shotgun sequence DNA.
GGCCTGTTTATCTGCCCAGCCCTAAGGTAGGGAGGGGTGGGGCATGGGAAGTCTAAGATGGCTTTTATTCCTGGTCCCTTGAAATCTGTTCTGCTTATTCTAACTATTcagtgcttatttttatttttcagaataatgCATACACTGCAATGTCTGATTCCTACTTACCAAGCTACTACAGTCCATCCATTGGATTCTCCTACTCCTTAGGCGAAGCTGCCTGGTCTACGGGGGGTGACCCACCCATGCCCTACCTAACCTCCTACGGACAGCTGAGCAACGGGGAGCCTCACTTTCTCCCAGATGCGATGTTTGGGCAGCCAGGGGCCCTTGGCAGCACTCCGTTTCTCGGGCAGCATGGCTTTAACTTCTTTCCAAGTGGGATTGACTTTTCGGCTTGGGGGAATAACAGTTCTCAGGGACAATCCACTCAAAGCTCTGGATATAGTAGCAATTATGCTTATGCCCCTAGCTCACTGGGTGGAGCCATGATTGATGGACAGTCTGCCTTCGCTAATGAAACTCTGAACAAGGCTCCCGGCATGAATACCATAGACCAAGGGATGGCAGCCCTGAAGCTGGGCAGCACAGATGTTGCAAGCAATGTCCCAAAAGTTGTTGGTTCGGCTGTTGGTAGCGGATCCATTACCAGTAATATTGTGGCATCTAACAGTTTGCCTCCAGCTACCATTGCTCCTCCGAAGCCAACGTCCTGGGCTGACATCGCTAGCAAACCGGCTAAGCAGCAGCCCAAGCTGAAGACCAAGAACGGCATTGCAGGTTCAAGTCTTCCACCGCCTCCGATAAAACATAACATGGATATTGGAACTTGGGATAACAAAGGGCCGGTGGCAAAAGCCCCTTCCCAGGCCTTAGTTCAGAATATTGGTCAGCAGCCAGCCCAGGTGTCCCCCCAACCGGTGGGTCAGCAGATCAATAACAGCCCACCAGTGGCGCAGGCTTCGGCCGGGCAACAGCCACAGCCGCTGCCCCCACCGCCGCCGCAGccagcccagctgcctgtgcCGCAACAGGCGGCTCAGCCCACCCGCTGGGTTGCACCCCGAAACCGTGGCAATGGGTTTGGTCAAAATGGAGTGGATGGTAATGGAGTGGGACAGTCTCAAGCTAGTTCTGGTTCTGCTCCTTCAGAACCGCACCCAGTCTTGGAGAAGTTGAGATCTATCAACAACTACAATCCCAAGGATTTTGACTGG
It encodes the following:
- the YTHDF2 gene encoding YTH domain-containing family protein 2, which translates into the protein MSASSLLEQRPKGQGNKVQNGSVHQKDGLNDDDFEPYLSPQARPNNAYTAMSDSYLPSYYSPSIGFSYSLGEAAWSTGGDPPMPYLTSYGQLSNGEPHFLPDAMFGQPGALGSTPFLGQHGFNFFPSGIDFSAWGNNSSQGQSTQSSGYSSNYAYAPSSLGGAMIDGQSAFANETLNKAPGMNTIDQGMAALKLGSTDVASNVPKVVGSAVGSGSITSNIVASNSLPPATIAPPKPTSWADIASKPAKQQPKLKTKNGIAGSSLPPPPIKHNMDIGTWDNKGPVAKAPSQALVQNIGQQPAQVSPQPVGQQINNSPPVAQASAGQQPQPLPPPPPQPAQLPVPQQAAQPTRWVAPRNRGNGFGQNGVDGNGVGQSQASSGSAPSEPHPVLEKLRSINNYNPKDFDWNPKHGRVFIIKSYSEDDIHRSIKYNIWCSTEHGNKRLDAAYRSMNGKGPVYLLFSVNGSGHFCGVAEMKSAVDYNTCAGVWSQDKWKGRFDVRWIFVKDVPNSQLRHIRLENNENKPVTNSRDTQEVPLEKAKQVLKIIATYKHTTSIFDDFSHYEKRQEEEENVKKERQGRVK